A portion of the Salminus brasiliensis chromosome 11, fSalBra1.hap2, whole genome shotgun sequence genome contains these proteins:
- the LOC140565042 gene encoding RING finger protein 228, producing MAEADAADSGSEPPGLAPQVVPVVQAVPAAPPSPCPSLALTPFEDSECKICYNYFDLDRRAPKLLECLHTFCAECLHALHLREERPWRVTCPVCRHRTRVPDCRIRALPCNTKAASRFPLCARADPLPQDALPPHPPPLHPALAALRRDEPGAGTSANAGASASTSVGTSVGAGASTPSSATTLSRDSVSVSVSVSRPGCRRLALAAGCACVIFSFLAMLVLLFVGLVFVHGHGGGGGGGGGGAGGGSTSSTTSSSSSSTSSSAGPVCLSVASVLAMVAVVVTWLLCWLKYRPERETGAGRASATSTGSRRSA from the coding sequence ATGGCTGAGGCGGACGCAGCGGACAGCGGCTCGGAGCCTCCGGGCCTCGCGCCTCAGGTGGTCCCGGTTGTCCAGGCGGTCCCGGCGGCCCCGCCCTCCCCGTGCCCTTCGCTCGCGCTCACCCCGTTCGAGGACTCGGAGTGTAAGATCTGCTACAACTACTTCGACCTGGACCGGCGCGCGCCCAAGCTGCTCGAGTGCCTCCACACGTTCTGCGCCGAGTGCCTGCACGCGCTGCACCTGCGCGAGGAGCGGCCGTGGCGCGTCACGTGCCCCGTGTGCCGCCACCGCACGCGCGTGCCGGACTGCCGCATCCGCGCGCTGCCGTGCAACACCAAGGCGGCCTCGCGCTTCCCGCTGTGCGCGCGGGCCGACCCGCTGCCTCAGGACGCGCTCCCGCCGCACCCGCCGCCACTGCACCCGGCGCTCGCGGCTCTGCGGCGCGACGAGCCCGGCGCGGGGACGAGCGCCAACGCCGGCGCCAGCGCGAGCACGAGCGTGGGAACCAGCGTGGGCGCGGGCGCGAGCACGCCGTCCTCGGCCACCACGCTCTCGCGAGACTCCGTGTCAGTCTCGGTCTCCGTCTCGCGCCCCGGCTGCAGGAGGCTCGCGCTCGCCGCGGGCTGCGCGTGCGTCATCTTCTCCTTCCTCGCCATGCTCGTGCTGCTCTTCGTGGGGCTCGTGTTCGTGCACGGACACGGAGGCggaggaggcggaggaggaggaggggcagGAGGAGGGTCGACGTCATCTACGACgtcgtcgtcgtcgtcgtcgACGTCATCATCCGCCGGACCAGTGTGTCTGTCCGTCGCGAGCGTGCTCGCCATGGTCGCCGTGGTGGTCACGTGGCTCCTGTGCTGGCTCAAGTACAGGCCGGAGCGCGAGACCGGAGCGGGTCGAGCCTCGGCCACGAGCACGGGGAGCAGGAGGAGCGCgtga